TTCCGATAGGTGGCGCGGATGTGAGTGGCGGGCGTGACGCAGGAGCCTCCGCGCAGGATGATCTGGCTTGACATAAATTTTCCGTTGTATTCCCCGAGAGCTCCGGGCAACGGCTTGTAGCCGGGGTAGCCGGTGTAGCCGGACGCGGTCCACTCCCAGGTGTCGCCGAAGATCTGTTGGAGGCCGGGTACTTGCGGAGCGACGGTAGGGTGAAGGGTTCCGGTTTCGATGAAGTTGGCCGTGACGGGTTGGCTGCCAGAGGTGGTGGAGAGGAGGTTCTGCTTCGCGATGCGCGTCGAGAGGCTGGATGCGGCGTACTCCCACTCGAACTCGGTTGGGAGACGGGCTCCGGACCATCGGGCGAAGGCGTCGGCTTCAAAGAAGGATAGGTGGCAGACGGGCGTGTCGGCGAGGCCGCCGGATTCGGGAAGCGGGGCGAAGCCGTGCATGGTGTAGATGCGCCAGCCTGTCGGCGATGCCGCGTCGCGCTGCCAGTAGAGCGGTGCTTGCCAGCCTTCGGCCCGCTGGGTGGACCAGCCCTCGGAGAGCCAGAGCTCGGGGCGGGTGTAGCCGTTGTCGTTGATGAAGGCTAGGTACTCGGCGCAGGTGGTGAGGCGGTTGGCGAGGGCGAATGGGCGGAGGAAGACGGTGTGGCGGGGGGTCTCGTTGTCGAACGCGAAGGCATCCGGCGCAGTGGGGTCGGGGGTGATGCCGATTTCGACGAGGCCGGGGACTGGTGGGGTGAGACTGGTCCAGGTTAGCGGTGTGGCGTTTCCCTCCCCCGCGGGTTGTGAGGCTTCGATGTACGCAGGGTGTAGGGGATTGGTGAAGAGGGCATGCTTGATGTCAGTGGCGATGAGTTCCTGGTGCTGCTGCTCATGCTCGAAACCAAGGGCCATGCGGCGGATGGCTTCCTCATCGAGGGAGCCGGCGAGGAGATGCTCGATGGCGGTGTCGACGTGGGCTCGATAAGCAAGGATGGACTCGAGCGGCGGACGAGAAAACGAGGCGCGGAGCTTCTTCTCGGGCATGTCGCCGAGGGAGTTGTAGTAGGAGTTGAAGAGCCAGAGGAAGTCGGGATGGAAGGGGGTGTAACCGGGGAGGAAGTCGCGGAGGATAAACGTCTCGAAGAACCATGTGGTGTGGGCGAGGTGCCATTTAGCAGGGCTCGCCTCGGGACAGGATTGCACCATCATGTCCTCGGGGGTGAGCGGGCTACAGAGCTGCAAGGTAGCGGACCGGACGGCGCGAAAACGGATGAGCAGCGCGGTCTGGACGGAGGCGGAGATCTGGGTGGGCATGCCTTGGTTCCCTCGATGGAACGGAAGTGGCCTGGGGGCGACAACGTCTGTGTTGGATGCGGCTGCCGGACCTGAGGTTCCAATCCGGCGATGCGGACTATGATGGCATGCAACTTGGATTTTCGATAGGGAGATTCAGCCATGGATGGGCGAAAGTTTTCCTTTGGACTTCTCCCTCGGCAGATGAGAGACTAGACCGTTAGCTGGTTCCCGTTCCCTTGCCGTCTTGCACGCTTGAAAGACCATCACTCATCATCACAGCAGGAGGGGAATTCCCTGAACTGCGACGCAGTATCGAGGCGCTTGTGTTTGTAGAAGAGCATTCCCCTAGCCCGTTCTCCTACGGGGCTGTCCTGAAACCACACATGGAGACATCTTCAGGAAGTCTGCATCCCGAGATGGCCTTACCCGCGCCGGCTCCCGTCTCCGTTCGATCGCGCCACTACCCGGCACTTGACTCCCTGCGTGGTCTCGCCGCAGTGGTCGTCGTCTTCAGCCATTACATCCTGTTGTGGGATCCGTCGTCGGTCGGGCATGGCACGCGCCTTCTGCTCGACGGCGTTCTTGTGCCGTTCTTCAATGGGCGCTCGTCTGTGATTCTCTTTTTCCTGCTCAGCGGCTTTGTGCTCAGTCTTCCCTATAAGCGTGGAAACGCTCTTCCGTACCACATCTTCT
This genomic window from Granulicella sibirica contains:
- the egtB gene encoding ergothioneine biosynthesis protein EgtB yields the protein MPTQISASVQTALLIRFRAVRSATLQLCSPLTPEDMMVQSCPEASPAKWHLAHTTWFFETFILRDFLPGYTPFHPDFLWLFNSYYNSLGDMPEKKLRASFSRPPLESILAYRAHVDTAIEHLLAGSLDEEAIRRMALGFEHEQQHQELIATDIKHALFTNPLHPAYIEASQPAGEGNATPLTWTSLTPPVPGLVEIGITPDPTAPDAFAFDNETPRHTVFLRPFALANRLTTCAEYLAFINDNGYTRPELWLSEGWSTQRAEGWQAPLYWQRDAASPTGWRIYTMHGFAPLPESGGLADTPVCHLSFFEADAFARWSGARLPTEFEWEYAASSLSTRIAKQNLLSTTSGSQPVTANFIETGTLHPTVAPQVPGLQQIFGDTWEWTASGYTGYPGYKPLPGALGEYNGKFMSSQIILRGGSCVTPATHIRATYRNFFPPATRWQFSGLRLAKDA